Genomic DNA from Jonesia denitrificans DSM 20603:
CCACCAAACGAAGCACTGATCATCGTGGGGCGTGGCGCTGGCCGCACCGCCTCCGCTGACTCCACCCAGCGCGTCGTGATCGGTGGACGCGTATTCGTGTGGCCGATTCTGCAACAGGGCTTCGCTATGTCCCTCGAGCAACGCCAAATCGGTATCACCGTTGAAGGCGTGGACAAAAACCGCATCAAGATCGCCATCAAAGCATCCATTAACTTCAAAGTCCGTGGTGATGAAGAAGGCGTGCGCCGCGCTGCACAGCGCTTCTTGTCCCAACAAGAACTTCTTACCGAGATCATCAAAGAGTCACTCGAAGGGTCACTGCGTTCCATCGTTGGTGACATGAACATCGAGCAGATCATCTCAGACCGCAAGGGCCTGTCTGATCGCGTGGTGGATTCCACCAAACTCGACCTCGCTGAGCAGGGTTTGCAGGTTGACCTGCTCAACATCTCAGATATTTCCACCCCAGGTTCGGACTACTTGGCCAACCTTGGGCGTGCAGAATCAGCGCGTGCCCGCCAAGTAGCTGAGGTTTCAGAAGCGGAAGCCAAGCGTGCATCCGAGTTCGCTGTCATCGAGGCCGCGGAACAGATCGCTGAACGCCAAAAGGCACTTGACCTGCGTAAAGCCTCCATCAAGGCTGAAACCGACCGTGCAAACGCCCAGGCTGAAGCATCCGGTCAACTTGCTCGCGCCGAGCAAGATCGCCTCGTGGCAACACAGCAGCGCGAAGCCCTCGCC
This window encodes:
- a CDS encoding flotillin family protein, coding for MEESSSMPVIIAILALVIVLFSLVGFIAKRLRRVPPNEALIIVGRGAGRTASADSTQRVVIGGRVFVWPILQQGFAMSLEQRQIGITVEGVDKNRIKIAIKASINFKVRGDEEGVRRAAQRFLSQQELLTEIIKESLEGSLRSIVGDMNIEQIISDRKGLSDRVVDSTKLDLAEQGLQVDLLNISDISTPGSDYLANLGRAESARARQVAEVSEAEAKRASEFAVIEAAEQIAERQKALDLRKASIKAETDRANAQAEASGQLARAEQDRLVATQQREALAEQAKVTEEELDISVRKPAEAEAYAKVQEANASRDAANANTEAEAFKRTTIAEANKTAAIQDAEAAAESLRRQGEAERDRQVALAAGIKAEGEARAFAIEAEGRAEAIATDAKAEALQKYGEAALVQELIERLPEIVRAAAEPVGNIQGMTVISTDGATAVTKNVTSVLAEGQQVIKQLTGVDIADLLSKAAHRTEEVTPGK